The following coding sequences lie in one Arachis stenosperma cultivar V10309 chromosome 5, arast.V10309.gnm1.PFL2, whole genome shotgun sequence genomic window:
- the LOC130979552 gene encoding 60S ribosomal protein L17-2-like, which translates to MVKYSREPENPTKSCKARGSDLRVHFKNTRETAFAIRKLPLVKAKRYLEDVLAHKQAIPFRRFCGGVGRTAQAKNRHSNGQGRWPVKSAKFILDLLKNAESNAEVKGLDVDALYISHIQVNQAQKQRRRTYRAHGRINPYMSSPCHIELILSEKEEPVKKEPESQLATSKKSQGLRSGASS; encoded by the exons ATG GTGAAGTACTCCAGAGAACCCGAAAATCCTACTAAGT CTTGCAAGGCTAGAGGCTCTGATTTGAGGGTTCATTTCAAG AATACTAGGGAGACTGCCTTTGCTATCAGGAAGTTGCCGCTTGTTAAGGCAAAGAGGTATCTGGAGGACGTTTTGGCCCACAAACAGGCCATTCCATTCCGACGCTTCTGTGGTGGTGTTGGGAGGACTGCCCAGGCGAAGAACAGACATTCCAATGGACAAGGACGCTGGCCTGTAAAATCAGCTAAATTCATTCTTGATTTGCTCAAGAATGCTGAGAGCAATGCTGAG GTGAAAGGTTTGGATGTGGATGCTCTTTACATTTCCCACATCCAAGTCAACCAAGCACAGAAACAAAGACGCCGCACCTACCGTGCTCACGGAAGAATCAATC CCTACATGTCATCTCCCTGCCACATAGAGTTGATCTTATCCGAGAAGGAAGAGCCTGTTAAGAAAGAG CCGGAGTCCCAGTTGGCAACAAGCAAGAAGTCTCAAGGTCTTCGCAGTGGCGCTTCATCCTAA